In Juglans microcarpa x Juglans regia isolate MS1-56 chromosome 1S, Jm3101_v1.0, whole genome shotgun sequence, the genomic stretch TCTCATCAAATGGTCAagattttttaatggtggaagTAGCTctcatcgttttttttttttttttttttttttttttttttttttttacctataaaaaaatgtgttattTTTCACAAGGTCATTATCATTTTGATGAGTTTGATAATGGACTTTTATCTTATGGAAGTGACAGTGTTGTTGCCCAAATTGAGGGTCTATGGCCCCGCCAAACAATCTTGAGAAATGGAAACTAACCATGCAACCTGAAAATATACCCGTTAAAATGGGCTGTCCTGACTGCGAATCAGATCTTTCAGATGGGCATAATGGGAAAGCATtgtgcaattatatatatttcaggtCACTTTAATCTGCATGGGCTgtagcttttgtttttgtttttaatggtTGGTAAGTTAATGGGTGGTGCTTGGTCCACCACAAGTTTGCTGCACCATTTAGGTCCGGAAATCATCAGAatcagattttgtttttttttttttttaattgaggtAAGTGGGTCCATCCTTAAATTGACCAATCTCTGTCCTGCTGCTTTGCTCCtgttctttattttgtttgtggGTTCATCAAGGTGTTTGTATGCACGAAAAACGTGGGAGTCTAATCCCATTTTGGGGTCCAACTTTGTATATGTGCCAAAAGTTACCACAGCTCACAAAACCCAATGTGGCATTgggattccattttttttttttaaaaaaaaagcctttGTCTGGGTCTTAATGGATTTTTCCATTTGATTCATGTTGGGCCCAATGGAAAAGGtggtaaaaaaatgaaataagtaaaaatagaatgaaaatatagaaaattgaaGGTAAAAATAGTGGAATGTATACGTGACGACTTTGCACCATATTCGTCCAAATGGACGGTGATTAAAATGACACAAATAAAAACTTAATAGTTCAATTTTTGTGCAGCGAAGCTTGCACCAAATTTATCTCACTGTACCAGAGAAGATCGGACCTACTCAACTCATGGAAGCCAAGTGTCGACGATCGAGCTGTCAGATCATCGATAGGGTCCGACATGTCAATCGATGATCCCATGGAAGACACAATTGGGTCCCACTACGAACACCACTCAGCCGGTCAAGACCAACTACAACAACGTATGTACCACCTTAACCAATCGCTAGCCTCCACTTGTCAACAGCCCAAGTCCCTCGCCACTAGTGCTGCCACCTTCCCCGCCCGACACGACCTCAACGAGAAAAGGGAACCTAGGGACGAACCGACCCAGCCAGAGCCCGATGCGctgaacaaaaagaaagaggaggCTTTGACCGAGTCTTCTTCCATTGCAGCGAGTCAACCCGCCAGGCGGCTCAGCGTGCAGGACCGCATCAACCTCTTCGAGAACAAGCAGAAAGAGAATTCGGGTGGCAAACCCATCGTGGGGAAGCCTCTGGAGCTGCGGAGGCTCTCGTCCGATGTTTCGTCTGGGCCTACGGCAGCAGAGAAGGCTGTTTTGCGAAGATGGAGCGGTGTGAGCGACATGAGCATTGACTTGAGTGGGGAGAAGAAGGATGTAGAGAGCCCTTTGTGTACGCCATCGTATGCTTCTTCTGTTTCTCATTCGCAGGATAAGTCGATTAATATATTTTCTGGTGCATTAGATGATAAGGACCGGAAGGGTTTGAACAACACTCAGTGCTCGTCTAAGGTTGATTCAAAGTGTGGTTCTGATAGAGATGGTGATGTTGGTTTGAAAGATCAAATTGAAGTCCATGGCTTGGTTAGTGGGATTTTGGATAAAGAGGAAGAGGTGGGATCAAAGGTGCGGACAAATTGGAATGATCAAGCACGATCTCAAGACCAATTCGGGGCTCTTACTGGTAGAGCAGAGCCGGCTGGGGTGAATGACCTTGTGGTTTCCAAGGAGAAGTTAAAAGTTTCTTTGGCTCACGAAGAGAGTGTTGGTGGGGTTAAAGATCAAGTGGTTATTGAGGCTCAGCCGAGAGGCTTTTCTACCCGGACTGAGGTTGTTGGAAAGAAGAATCAGGTTGTAACTTTTGCAAACAAGGCAGGGGATGGCACATATGATGGTGGATTTGTCAATAGAGTGGAGGATTCTGAACTGGGAGATCAGGCGGTGACTCAGACACGTTCTAGGGGTTCTCAGAGTCATTTCCGCTCTTTTTCAGGACAGTTTGATGGTGGTAGTGGGCTAAAAATCAAGGAAACTCCATTGGCTCAGCCCAAAGGACTGGAGAGTGATCAGTTGGATCCTCAGCCCAAGTGGAGATCTTATACAGGAGAACTTGAGGAGATTGGTAAGAAAGAATTGCAGTCATTGGATAGAAGACAAACCAAAGTGGAAGATTCTGGAGTCCAGAGCATGAAGATTCAGAAACCAATTTCTTCTGGTCGTGAGCCGATTAAGAAGACTCAGGGTAGGAAGGATGAAATTGGTCTTGCTTATGAAAACAGCAATTTGGATTATCCTGGTAAAAAAGTTTCAGATACGAGAGAGAGTTTTTCTACAACTTCAACAATGCCATTGGAGAAAGATCAGAGAGTTAGGCAGTCTAAGGGAAATCAGGAGCTCAATGATGAACTGAAAATGAAGGCTAATGAGCTTGAAAAGCTTTTTGCAGAGCACAAGCTTCGGGTTCCTGGGGATCAGTCTCGTTCTGCACGGAGAAACAAGCTTGATGACAAACAGATGGAGCAGGCAGCAAGTTTGCAGTACAGAAAACCGGCAGCAGCTGAGATTACTCCTATGCAATTGCCGAACAAAAACTCAGTTATTGAGGGAGCTGGAAGTACCAATCAAATGGCAAAGTTCAATACTCCTAGTCCGCTGATGAAGGTGGTAGATAATCAGGATTTTGGCAATGCACTTGGGAAGAATTTTTCTGAAACTAGCATTACAGAAGATTCCAGAGGAAAATCCTATGGGAGGTACATGCAGAGAAGAGATGCTAAACTGAGGGAAGAATGGAATTCTAAAAGATCAGAAAAGGAAGCCAAGATGAAGACTATGCAGGATAACCTTGAGTGGAGCAGAGCTGAGATGAAGGCCAAGTTTTCTGCCTCTGCTGAGAAACAGGATTCATTTACTAGTGCTAGTCGGCGTGCAGAGAAACTCAGATCTTTCAATTTTCGATCAAATATGAAGAGGGAGCAGGTACTCTTAttgtagttatgtttttatgaagtTAGTAACAAACCTGACTACCAGTAGAATTCTTTTTTACTGAATCTTTGGTATCCTAAAGCCATATTTTGATTCTTAATTTGTTCTCTTGACCAATCAGAtaagattttccttttttacagCACCCAATAGATTCTTTTCAAAGTGAAGATGATG encodes the following:
- the LOC121247075 gene encoding LOW QUALITY PROTEIN: uncharacterized protein LOC121247075 (The sequence of the model RefSeq protein was modified relative to this genomic sequence to represent the inferred CDS: inserted 1 base in 1 codon), which codes for MKSAMAIDYAVFQLSPKRTRCELFVSSNGNTEKLASGLVKPFVTHLKVAEDQAALAVQTIKLEIENHKHAETWFTKGTLERFVRFVSTPEVLEMVNTFDAEMSQLEAARRIYSQGAGDQQSGALGGDATGATRAADATKKELLRAIDVRLVAVRQDLTTACARASAAGFNPDSVSELQFFADQFGAHRLNEACTKFISLYQRRSDLLNSWKPSVDDRAVRSSIGSDMSIDDPMEDTIGSHYEHHSAGQDQLQQRMYHLNQSLASTCQQPKSLATSAATFPARHDLNEKREPRDEPTQPEPDALNKKKEEALTESSSIAASQPARRLSVQDRINLFENKQKENSGGKPIVGKPLELRRLSSDVSSGPTAAEKAVLRRWSGVSDMSIDLSGEKKDVESPLCTPSYASSVSHSQDKSINIFSGALDDKDRKGLNNTQCSSKVDSKCGSDRDGDVGLKDQIEVHGLVSGILDKEEEVGSKVRTNWNDQARSQDQFGALTGRAEPAGVNDLVVSKEKLKVSLAHEESVGGVKDQVVIEAQPRGFSTRTEVVGKKNQVVTFANKAGDGTYDGGFVNRVEDSELGDQAVTQTRSRGSQSHFRSFSGQFDGGSGLKIKETPLAQPKGLESDQLDPQPKWRSYTGELEEIGKKELQSLDRRQTKVEDSGVQSMKIQKPISSGREPIKKTQGRKDEIGLAYENSNLDYPGKKVSDTRESFSTTSTMPLEKDQRVRQSKGNQELNDELKMKANELEKLFAEHKLRVPGDQSRSARRNKLDDKQMEQAASLQYRKPAAAEITPMQLPNKNSVIEGAGSTNQMAKFNTPSPLMKVVDNQDFGNALGKNFSETSITEDSRGKSYGRYMQRRDAKLREEWNSKRSEKEAKMKTMQDNLEWSRAEMKAKFSASAEKQDSFTSASRRAEKLRSFNFRSNMKREQHPIDSFQSEDDEDLSKVPGQKLHGQDKIFNESSVGDVASRSAQTKKLLPNKNLSSSTPRTTSNSVPRSSSKISNTSSGKRRMQSENPLVQSVPNFSDFRKENTKPSSGVSKTTTRPQARNFGRSKSTNEDVPNAKEEKPRRSQTLRKSFGNPVELKDLSXLNSDNSVLAPLKFDRDQIEHSSYEKSPKNADSKPFLRKGNGIGPGVGASFAKLKASVPSECLENDEEFEESVFEAEDSVDMAKEEEEEELETIQVKDHAGMDNGKTRLSQESDNSTNSESEIDDSVRSLSQVDPTSVAELPATEPSTFHGVRSLQDSPGGSPVSWNSRLNHPFSFPHETSDIDASVDSPIGSPASWNSHSLTQSEADAARMRKKWGTAQKPIVVANSSHNQSRKDVTKGFKRLLKFGRKSRGTESLVDWISATTSEGDDDAEDGRDAANRSSEDLRKSRMGFSQGHPSDDSFTESEFNEQVQALQSSIPVPPSNFKLRDDHMSGSSLKASRSFFSLSTFRSKGSDSKLR